Genomic segment of Salvia hispanica cultivar TCC Black 2014 chromosome 2, UniMelb_Shisp_WGS_1.0, whole genome shotgun sequence:
ggcCATGTATGCTCCAGCTGGAAGTGGGACCTAATATAATTCCATTTGGCAAAGAAATATTGATGAGACACACCAAGTCATATTGCTTATATGGTATAACTAGACCATGGATTTTTTTCTTGGTAAATCACGGTCCACATAATCTTCGATATTCAAGAATAATGCTTTGAATCCTAATTTTCTATTGATATTGATTATACTAGTAGAAGATTGAAAAGAGTTGGACTACAATTAAATTCAAGtcaaatttatattgataaataaaattggttgCTAATTATTGCTATTAGCCTTTTTACTATTCACGAGATcctattttgaattattaccAATAAAcgtcatttcattttgtatattttcattttttttcctttttaagaATTTACAAACACCAGAAATCTATTTGTCGGACAAAGATTGTCTGTAAATACTTTTTGAATTGGGCGAGGTCCATTTATATATACGAAGAAGAACACACGGCCTAATAATCCGACCACGGCGATAATAACCGAACGATTTCGATTATTTCTAGGTTGCACTTTTTCGGCTACCATCATTAGGGTTTTTacaattctttattttatccCAAATTTCTGAGCATTGGATCCGGTTTTTGCATTTCCTGAGTGCCAACAAGCCGAAAGATACAAGCTTTTATTGAATCAGCGTTTCGCGTCAGTTTATCAACCGATGCCATTGGTATATGAATTCTGatgtttttttacatttttttgtcTACGCTAGTTACCTAATCGTGTGCCTTCTGTTTAATTCTGTTGATGGGCTTAGTAAAGGTTGTTTCTTTCTCTGAACGCGCTGgctattgttttctttttttaaggATTCATTTGGGATTGGGGATGAACAGAAGCtaaagaagaggaaaaaaaatactagtttTATTTGAGGTTGGGTTGTCctttcaatatttattgtggGAAATATTTTGGGTGCTCATAACTTTGATTAAGTTGCATATTTATTAGCTTCTTGTTAAGGTATTGATGATTTATTCAGTTTTTGCCCTAAAGAATTATTGATTATCATTTGAGCCCTTCTATTAACTGTAATGTTATATAGGTTAACTGAAGTTTGTAGTCCCTAATCTTTTTTAAGGGTCTAGACTGTTGAGCTTTTCCTTAACTGTTCTTTGAAGTTATAGCAAAGAAATGATGATGTGTTGTTGCATTTTGTACAACTGATCGATGGATCCACTTCCATTTCATTGAACATTCAAGATGAAACTTTTGACAGTGTACCACACAGACGATCGATTGCTTTAGCTTTGCAGAAAAGATGTAGCTAATAATCTTTAAAGTTGCTTGATTAGCTTGTTTCTATCATTAGTCAAATGCAGAAGCTTTTCATAgtagatgtggaaaaaataCCCCCCTCTTTGGATTGATGCTACTCTTTTTTTTGTCTTCACTAAATTTGAGTAGTGCTAATCGTTTCAGGTCCCGTGATGGCAAACAAGTATCATTCAGGGGATGGTAGGACCAGGAGTTCGGTGTCAATCTTTATTGTAGCTGGTTTGTGTTGTTTCTTCTACATACTAGGAGCATGGCAGAGAAGTGGATTTGGGAAAGGGGACAAGATAGCTATCCGGATGGCTGAGAGTGGATCAGATTGCAATATCCTCTCGAACCTCAATTTTGAAACCCATCATGGTGGTGAAGCTGGGGTAATCGATGATTCTGATTCCAAGGTGACGGTGTTCAAACCTTGTCCTTCTAAGTACACTGATTATACCCCCTGCCAAGATCAAAGACGTGCGATGTCTTTCCCTAGGGAGAACATGTTCTACCGCGAGAGACATTGCCCTTCTCAAGAACAAAAGCTGCATTGCCTTATTCCGGCTCCTAAAGGCTATGTGGCCCCGTTCCCTTGGCCAAAGAGTCGTGATTACGTTCCCTATGCTAACGCTCCATACAAAAGCTTGACTGTCGAGAAGGCCATTCAGAACTGGATCCAGTACGAGGGAAATGTGTTTAGGTTTCCTGGTGGAGGAACACAGTTTCCTCAGGGAGCTGATAAGTACATCGACCAGCTTGCTTCGGTCATTCCAATTGCAAATGGAACAGTTAGGACGGCTTTGGACACTGGTTGCGGGGTATGTTGGGCGCTACAAAAGTGTACTATAGTCTCTTTGGCTATTGTTAATGGATTGTCTTTTGAATATTATGTATTTTCTTATTGCAATGCTGTAAAATATCTGTGGgttaactttattttgtaatttacgTTTCAGGTTGCTAGTTGGGGTGCATATCTCTGGAAACGAAATGTCATAGCAATGTCGTTTGCACCAAGAGACTCACATGAAGCCCAGGTTCAGTTTGCTCTTGAAAGGGGCGTCCCTGCTGTCATTGGTGTTCTTGGAACAATTGAGACTCCATATCCGTCAAGTGCATTTGATATGGCTCATTGTTCGCGTTGTCTTATACCTTGGGGTGTCAATGGTAAgatttactatatttgttgtttatgTCCTGTGCCCGCACCACGAAGGAGAATGatctttattatatttgagcTACCTATGGTACTTAGTGATTTtgttctctctctccctctctccctctctctttacAGACGGACTTTATATGAAGGAAGTCGATCGTGTGCTTAGACCTGGTGGGTATTGGGTGCTTTCGGGGCCTCCCATCAATTGGAAGACTAATTATAAGGCATGGCAACGCCCAATGGAAGATCTCCAGGAGGAACAAAGAAAGATTGAAGAGGTTGCTAAGCTTCTCTGCTGGGAGAAGAAGGCCGAGATTGGTGAAATTGCAGTATGGCAGAAATCAAAGGATGTCAATTCCTGTCGTGCTGCACAAGAAAATTCAGGAGCCACTATCTGTAAATCTGAAGATGCTGATGATGTCTGGTATGAATCTTTCATTTTGCAAGTACATAATGGAAGATGTCATGACCAAGTCCATGTTGTTGGTGCTTATTCAGATAGATAGTCATTCAAAAATTTGGGCTCTAACCGAAGCTTCAAAACTATCCGGTCATAATGTTTCCTACTTTCCTCAAATTTCAGGTACAAGAAAATGGAGTCATGTATTACTCAGACTAACAATGGTAACAATGAACCGTCTGGGGAACTCAGGCCATTCCCCGAGAGGCTTTATGCCATCCCACCAAGAATTGCTAGTGATTCAATTGCTGGAGTTTCTGTTGAGGCATATCACGAGGACAATAAGCAATGGAAAAAGCATGTGAATGCCTATAGAAAGATTATCAAGATTCTCGACACTGGAAGGTATCGCAATATCATGGATATGAATGCTGGCCTTGGAGGCTTTGCTGCTGCTCTTCAATCTCCCAAACTGTGGGTCATGAATGTAGTACCGACAATTGCTGAGAAAAGCACCCTCGGTGTCATATTTGAGAGAGGGTTGATTGGCATCTATCACGACTGGTATTCCCTTGTCTTTAGATTTTATATGAGATTATTTTCCTACTATTGCACATGCTCTTAAACTCACTTAAAACTCACTTAAACTCACTTGCTCAGTCTTCTTGATTCATCTTTTCGTCGATGTATGTCAATAAGGATTGTGTTTGCTCCACCGGATTGAGTTAAgcttttgttgttttggttGATTAAGCCTATCTTTGTTAGTCTATTAAGCATTTAGGAAGCTAACATGATAGATGTTCATGTTCctacattaatttttgtaacCAACAGAACAAGTTCTTAACTTAGAATTGAGTTACTAAGGACAGGGGTTATAAAATGAACCTAGTGATGAATGCATGCTACTATTGTTCCAATCCAAGTTTAGACTAGATATGCATTTATTTGGAATCTATGTTGTGTTCTATTGTTATACTCGTAAATAAGATGTCTGCTTCTTTGGGTGCTCGTTTTGATGACCTTTTGTGCTCTCTCTTTCCGTCTCTGATTGCATTCTACGCTGCTCTTCCCCACgcctttacttttttttctgcaAGACATAACGGGTTTTTGTAATGAATAATTGTCTTGCTAGGTGTGAAGCCTTCTCTACATATCCAAGGACTTATGATCTCATCCATGCTAATGGAGTTTTCAGCTTGTACAAGGACAAGTAAGCATACGCCTCATCTTTTTGGTATTAGGCCTAGAAAAAAACACTACTCTAAGAAAATTGGATTGGTTTTTTTCCGAGATGAAATCTGTAGGGATGCTTGACATCTTTCTTTCATTCAAGGCTATATAGTAAcactaaaacatgaattcagGTGTAACTTCGAGGACATCTTGTTAGAAATGGACCGGATCTTGAGGCCTGAAGGCGCAGTCATATTCCGTGACGAAGTGGATGTGCTTGTGAAGGTGAAGAAGATCATCGCAGGTATGAGGTGGGATTCCAAAATGATGGATCATGAAGATGGTCCTCTCATACCTCAGAAGATAATGGTAGCAGTCAAGCAATACTGGGTGGGCAACTCCACTTCTGCATAGACTCGATGGGCTGCATGATTTCAGCCACCAATTATTTGGTCGCGCATACAGATCTTGTTTCGCTCTCTGAACGCCACAATGGTCTATGATTATCTTGCTGGGGATGGCCTCATTATTAACCAGGAGGGTTGGTTTGTAAGTTGCAGCTTGTGATCGATCTTTCTGGGAAATTTCGAGCATGGTGTGTACTGTCCCTTGAGGTAGGAAAACAGAACAGaccattattttgttatgctTTGTAGCTCCAGTTTTCAAggtgttgtgttatgttgtgTTGTAGTAGAAGTTAAGCTATGACCTTATTGTAATGCTTCTTGTAACATAGTTTTGACCTAttgttatatattaatatttcatcaaTCCCACAACATGATCTTCACTAGAAAACTAACAATCTGAAACATTTGGAAATGATATTACAGTATATCACAGCAACCAAAAtcagaaaacataaaataaagtagtagtaatgGTAAACAAAGAAACatccacatttttttttcattttccatttatcAAATGCTTATACTGAGAAGAGCTAATCGTAGTACACGCACATTTAAGTATGTATATGTACGAATATAAAAAGCACTCAATCACTAGACAAGGTAAAcgtaacaatttaaaaaaaaacaaaaacctatAGTGATACACAAATGTTACAGCCAGTGATTATTGTTAAAATCACTCTTCCTTATATTCTTTCGAGGGCCGTGCTTCAAAGCCCCCGTCAACATTCTTCTCAAGCGAATACGGCATGTAAGTGCCGAGGATCCTATCCCACATCACAAAGAATGGCTGCGAGAAGTTATACTTGTTGCCGTAGAGCTGGTGGTGGATATCGTGATAGGCAGAGTTGTTTCTAAAGAGAAGGTGGAAGAGATTGCCCGGTAGCCATAGCCCGCAGTGGTCATCGACTGTTTTGAGGGTAGCAaatgaaaagaagaagatagaaGCTCGAGGAGACATGCCTGATACGAGGAAGGATAGAGCACCACCAACTGTGTCCAGAAGCAGACCTTCAATGGGGTGATTGTACAGAGCTCCATATGCGTAGGGGACAACCAGCCGGTGATGTTGAGAATGAATGTGCTTGTACAAGAACTTATTTTGGTGCATGTAGCGGTGCATAAAGTATTGCCAGGTATCTAACACCATCATCCCAACCAAGAATTGCCTAGCAAGAACAATGAGGGAGGTCGGCTGAGCATCCGCAGGATCACTGTCACTTCCAGTAATCTGCATGGCATACTTCATTATAAACTGAACAACGGATTACTAGCATAATGATAATTATGCgaatgtaaaattgatgattAAGCTAACACTAGTTCAGTTTGATTAGGCAGGATCAGGAAAACATAGAAATTACAAAAGTATCCAAATAAAGTTAGAACCTCCAAGAGGCAcgataaattaaatgaaaactaATAGTcagaaaatatcataaactacACAGCCCGAAAGCTATTACGAATATCCAGTCTTTAACATATCTGAGAAGACACTGGTCTACATAGGCGGTAGGCCACACAACTTTAACAGACCCGATTACATGGTTAAAGAAACAGATTCCACCAGCAAATATTCTAAGGTGATACTgattactaataatttatctcACATAGGGAAGTTCCAGTATGCAAGACTTTTGCTTAAAAAATGCATCACAGCATGTCAAGAATAGATGTTAACTGAAGCGGACTGACTGAAAAGGGTATGAGCATCTTACAATAGCTTTGGACAAATTTTACTCTAATCgacaaactaaataaaaaatgagataccTCATTCCGTCATTCGACAAATAAACAGCCTACAAGCATTAATTTCCTAGAATAGGCGAGTTGCAACAATCCATAAGTGAATCCATAACTAGGTATCAGATATGATAATCCTCATAACAACACATCAGCCATCAAAGTGTGTTACCGCCACTGGAACTAGCATGAAATTAATGGCAGCAGACCCGGGAAAATAATTATGAGATGGGCCATCTATCGATGTTATGTGATAATATATCATAATTCTGAAGCATGTCTCTAAAAGTCCTGGTAGAATCTGGAGATGAAGAAACAATCCCCAGAGAGTACTGACACTCTAGATATAACCACCGAAGagaagtataatatttttctagCGTAAACTCTATAATCAACTGCTTTTTTCACATTCAATTTAGTTTAGGGTTGTGCCACAGATGAATCGCATGTTATCACATTTGATCTGTTCAACTAGAAAAAACCGTCGGAAGAAGACAAATTGGTATggtagtatcattttaagCAACTTCAAATGTCTAGCGGTTTCTTTCTAAAGGTAATGGAGTAGTAGGTAAGACCTAAGCAACTTTTCCGCTTAAACAAGATACAATCCcttaaaaaactttttaaataactaTGCTGACTCAATTGCATTTTGAGTTATCTACGACCAGTAGATTAAGAATACATGAGGAAACAGAAATATTGATGTGAGACTTGAATTGGAGATGtggaaatttagaaaaagttagatACGCGGGAGTAATTTATACTTATAGGGTGTTTTCATAAGAATCAGCCAAAGAAATCACTAGTAggacaaaatatttaatgtctGTACTTTTATGAAGGCATATATATGCTCAAACTCATTTAGCCAAAACAAGGCAATTATTGAATGCATACTAAGATTTGACATATCAGGGATTATTAATATGCATAGTTCATATATATGTGTCAGCTCCCATAAATTCTTCCTCCAGTGAAGAAAATGCTTTGACGTCTGGCTTATTCAAGCCCAACAACTTAAGCCGCATTTATAAGCTCGTTTGCCAAAGTGTTTTAGAGAATTTCAACAAGAATATTGTCCAAAATTTTAGTTGTCAGCAttcaataaattgaaatgtgTAATCATGGATCGCGTCTACTGCTAGCAAAAGAAAAGGCAGTTGAATCGCTGTAAAATGCCATCAGAAAGAAGACAAAGCACATCCAacagaaaaaatatttcaagtaTCTGATGCTTCAGTGTCTCATGTTCAAGCGTACTATCAACCAATGATCGCTCCAGATAATTAGGCAACAGCAATGATCAATAccaattccaatttccatACAACAGAACAAGGATAACCTACTACACCCCCTTGATCAACCATTTAATATGATCACGAATTCGCGATAAATCTCGCAAATACAACAGTCCTACCTTTATACAAAACACAAGCAATTTTAACCCCAAAACGCAGAATGAAAGAATCCAAATCTACAGCAAAGCAGCTTGCACACGCTCACACAAGCAACAAAATTCACCAGCTCTCATCCTCAAAGTCAACAAAATCATATACAATCATCGGCGAAACACATAACATAGACACAGAGCAAAGAACACAACTTACGGCGAAGAGAAGGGAGGCGACGACGGCCTGAACCGCCTGCTGGAGGAGGACACCTTTGACGACGTGGTTTTTGGAGACCAAATTCTTGTCATCTTCATCCTTGCGCGTGTGCAGCCTGTAATCGTCGAGTGAGCCAAGCAAGACGTAAATCCCGGAATATATCCAGTAGACGATTATGGGCGCAAATGTCCCCAGCAATTCGTCCGACACTGTTACACCATTGATCATCTCCATACCTAACACCGCCGATGCCGGGTTTGCGTGGAGCGAGACGGGAAATTGAATCGAAATTCCGATGAACAAACCCtagatagagatagagatagagatggaTGAATTTGGGGTCAATCGCCCCTCCTCAAAAGTAATAATCACACACACTTGAAGACCTCtgttctcttctctcttctctcgTCAATGTCTTTCTATTTATATGTGTCTCTTCGCACCATGAATCAAATTCAACATCACAAATATCTTACTCTAAATCTGATTAAGATAAACCGTGTGGCTGTCGTTATTGACtcaacaaaataattctatGGGTCTTTTACCAGTTTTGcttttgtgtattttattcTGTTGGAGTAATCAATTATGAATTTAGTACACAGACTTACAAATCTGAATTAAACAACAAACttcgaaaatattaaatcaggCTCTCAATCTGATCGATTCTTAAGTTTACTTGTTAATAATAGTTCAAACAAATTCAAGCACATTCTATACATAATCTAAAATAGTTGTACTTGCTATGTGAATATGGCCTGCAGCATTAGAATCTTTATACACAATCATGTTGTTTCCATTGTGATTTATCGTGTTTTACAACATTACATAAGTAATATCGACAGAGACAAACATGAAAAGTTCTTAAAACTACAGATGACAGATACTAGATGCTTATTTGAGCAtcatttctaaatttaaaaattacagaCAATGTCAGAAGCTTCATATTCACAGAATAAATCAAAGGGCGTAATTAATTGATAGgaattttatctattaattGTTCATATGATCTGGTACAATATACATAgcacaaatataaataaaatatacacatgaatgataaaatatagtatacaCATTAACGGTTTCTTTCATAACTACCTTTGCTTTAATGGATTACTATGTCATTTTCGCTTTGAAATAATAAGAAGTACTATTTCTGCCCCCAAATTTTTGAtaatggacctcatattctattaattcattcctactcatattttattataaaactaatattttaaaagtaggacccacattgttaaattctctaaattctGTTAcgcatcgacttggtgatgactctagcttctctatataagtgtgaaTAACTCTACTCCTTATGAGGCTTTTTAAGGGATGAGTGCCGAGTCAAAGTGTGTTAAAAtttaggggacggaggtagtataaataactaataagGCATGCGTGTGGATGATTGGACATTGGATGAATATCTAATGGATATATTTGGTTATATGATCTAACTTTAAAAAAGTTGTCACAATATCATCATCCTATGCTAAACAATTCTAGATTGTTCAGTCACTATAATCAATAAGTTCGTTCCAGGCTTGCAGCTATCGATAATAATTTGAATCCAATGCTATTGAATTTGTAGGAGCCTATAAAGCACATGCGTAGGGCCCACTAAATCGCGTTAATGAATTACCGTTGATTTCGCCTTTGACTTTTAACCTGGGAATTCCCATTTTGCCCTTGAAATATCTAGTGCCGCTTTCCTGTAACATTCCTACGCGTGGGCCTTGATTATTGACCACTACTTTTCTCGTTCGTGTCGTCTAGCGGACCCATGTTCCTTTCCAAGTGTCAAACTACTAATTTCGatctttacatttttgttacaaaatattttcaaaacttaAGCGTTCTTGGTATCatttgtttgatatttttcttcttatgaatcaccatttcattttatatggGAATAGTTATTCTTTCGGAATGGCCATTctattttcctcttttctttttatttaaattttaattataaaacatagtaatattacattatatttaaatttaatatcactcaattttataataaaattaaaattttagaattattaattattaataaaagtttAGAATGGAATGGTTCACTTCACACGCTACACACTACACTGAATatacacattgcacacaccacacacactactcaatttcattccatttgTATTCCTTACATTCACCAAGCgaaagaataaaatgtttatttcattctcatcttcatttcattcatatttcCATTCTATTCcttcttcatttcattccacCATACCacatcttcattccattcaTATTTCCATTCTATTCcttcttcatttcattccatcataccaagaagcTCTTTGAGTACTTCTTCCTCCAGAAATAAACCcctgtttttcaaaagtgGAGAGATTTAATTAACTAGTAGCAAGTCCGAAAGATATAATCATACGATCTTTGTGAATTTAGAATctgaaaattaatcaaatttacttttattttctaacaTTGTCTTTTTTAGATTGAATCGAAAGTGATCATTCAAGTAATAACTTAGATTTCTCATTTAGACTTGGAACACAATATTCTGTCCTTAAATTCCATATCGATAAAAACTCCAAAAATTGAGATGGATCCATTAAACATAATTTCACACCACCTGTTgccaaaaatatagtatatttctaaaatacaACACAATTCAAGAAATTATCTAAGCTGTTGATAACCTGTGCTCACGCTGATGCCAAGAGCTCACTGCAGTGCTCCATCACCCCCTGTTCGATCAAACCGATGGACTTATCCTCCCAACCGGAACTTCATCACCAACAGCAGCATAACAAAGGGAGGGGTGCTCCTATGTTGCCAGCGTGGTGTCTGTCTCCACGCCATTCTCTTGGATCAGCTGGTGAAATACGAATAACGTAAGGTAAGGACTTGGCAGATGCAATCGTGATGATGTAGTTCAGTTGAATGCAAAATTGATGCTATTATGGGAAGAGGGAGGAAGTAGGCATACCAATGAGCCAACACGTTCGAATGCCTCCATTACTTGAGGGTTCTCCTCGTTTTCGTACCCTACTTGTAGTATTCGAGGACCGTTAATGGACCAGAAAGCTCTCCTGCCGGCTTCCTAGAAGAACAAACGATGGTAATATAGGCTAATCCACTAAATAAATCGCCCATTAAAAATGTCCCCGGGTAGTTTTTGTCTAAGCGGAGGGTTAAGCTAATTCACCTGTAAGACGAGCAGGTATATGGCATCAAGGGCTTGAACACAAATTTCGGGATCATCTACTGCTTCACGTTCAATTGAGAGTG
This window contains:
- the LOC125207310 gene encoding sphinganine C4-monooxygenase 1-like — encoded protein: MEMINGVTVSDELLGTFAPIIVYWIYSGIYVLLGSLDDYRLHTRKDEDDKNLVSKNHVVKGVLLQQAVQAVVASLLFAITGSDSDPADAQPTSLIVLARQFLVGMMVLDTWQYFMHRYMHQNKFLYKHIHSQHHRLVVPYAYGALYNHPIEGLLLDTVGGALSFLVSGMSPRASIFFFSFATLKTVDDHCGLWLPGNLFHLLFRNNSAYHDIHHQLYGNKYNFSQPFFVMWDRILGTYMPYSLEKNVDGGFEARPSKEYKEE
- the LOC125207309 gene encoding probable methyltransferase PMT2; this encodes MANKYHSGDGRTRSSVSIFIVAGLCCFFYILGAWQRSGFGKGDKIAIRMAESGSDCNILSNLNFETHHGGEAGVIDDSDSKVTVFKPCPSKYTDYTPCQDQRRAMSFPRENMFYRERHCPSQEQKLHCLIPAPKGYVAPFPWPKSRDYVPYANAPYKSLTVEKAIQNWIQYEGNVFRFPGGGTQFPQGADKYIDQLASVIPIANGTVRTALDTGCGVASWGAYLWKRNVIAMSFAPRDSHEAQVQFALERGVPAVIGVLGTIETPYPSSAFDMAHCSRCLIPWGVNDGLYMKEVDRVLRPGGYWVLSGPPINWKTNYKAWQRPMEDLQEEQRKIEEVAKLLCWEKKAEIGEIAVWQKSKDVNSCRAAQENSGATICKSEDADDVWYKKMESCITQTNNGNNEPSGELRPFPERLYAIPPRIASDSIAGVSVEAYHEDNKQWKKHVNAYRKIIKILDTGRYRNIMDMNAGLGGFAAALQSPKLWVMNVVPTIAEKSTLGVIFERGLIGIYHDWCEAFSTYPRTYDLIHANGVFSLYKDKCNFEDILLEMDRILRPEGAVIFRDEVDVLVKVKKIIAGMRWDSKMMDHEDGPLIPQKIMVAVKQYWVGNSTSA